The window TTTTGTCAATGCCATTGAAGATTCGGCTTGAATTGAGaatttatttggtataattttttgtgtttttcccAAGAATTTGAAGAAATCATTGAATTCTTTAATTCAATGTATTGGAATTCGACGAGTATTCGTCctgaagatctttttctttcttcaattcCTGCCTTTCTTGACAGTAATATTCCTCTTTCTCACGCTCTGTTTTAATCATTCTTATTGATTcttttttgtgattttcttgAAGTTCAAAAACGTTATTATGATATTTTACTGTTGATTAGGGCGAATTTGATGGGTTTTCTGGGGTTCTTGGGTTAATTTTTACTGTTTGATTAGTGAGATTTTGATCACTGTTgattagaaataaatttataccTAAAGAGCCGATTTCTCTTTTAATTGTTGGTTTTTGATACAATTTGTGATAATGTATTGTTGATTCAGATTGCTGGATCATTACATTAAATGTAGTGGAGAATATCTTTGTTCTGCTGTTCAAGTATGGCCAGTCGTTAGCGTGATCATTACTATAATAATAGTATAAGGGtgtgtttggatggaaggaattggaggaaaataaagaaaaaaaaatttggtgggaaaaaaaagaagggattcCTTTATTTCGATAACAAAATGGAAGGGAGTGGATTTAAATAGTTTAAAAATATACTGTAAATCTGTAATATACTGTaaaattgttatccaaatatactattaaaataaaaggaagACTGTTTAGCATCATCTTTTTCGGTGTTCTTTGTCTCAATTTTGATTTCAAACCAAGTTTTGTTCTAATTGCTGCCAAGTAATGATGTTTGTGGCAATCAACTAAATTGGATTTTTACTTCTCTTCTTGAATCATAGCTCCTTAGTTTTTTGTGTTAGGTCGTAGAGTTCGTTACATAATCACCTAGTAAATCTACTCGTATTGGACGCATCCCAAGGCATCCGTGGGCTTGAACCCACAAACACATGGGTGATGAGtgttgacttgcatacacaCGTGATAATGATCACTCTTTTCCAAAATCACAAGCATTATAAACAAGTTCACAATCCACTTTGATGACGTGTGATCtttgaagtatttccaacatttTGAATGTCTTGTATCATCCAAACATTCTACTTAATGTCTTTGAGCAAGTCTTATTCTCTAAATCAATATATTTATTGCAACTCTATGACTACCAAAAATGAGTACATTCTATAAATTCAAAACaatctttttgtttttagaaGGGTAAGGTGTTGCACATTCAACCTCTGACCCCGTCTAATAGGAATATTACAAGACATTGGGATAATACAATGTTATATATAGAATTATCTAATTAATGAGATGCCCAAATGtctaatcacacttccaaaaagCGTAAACGTTGTTGGAAAGTGTGTTAAAAATAGCGGGATTAGACTCCCATGATTTTACTCGATTGTAGTTGTTCCCTAGAGCTATCTAGTCATTTAGTTTTATCTCAAAATTTTTGTGCAGAAAAGATTCTTGTCTTGGCGATGGATGGTAGAAAGCTATTAGGGACATTGCGTTCCTTTGATCGTCATGGTATTGCCTCTATAGTATAGTTATACTTTTTAGTCTTTTTCATACTCCCATCACTCATAAATTTTCTGTTTGAAAATAAGGGTTTCattgtagatttcaattataaattcattaatgaaaaattttagaATGACAAGATTGGAAAagttattctcaaattctcatcTTTAATCACTTATAAAACATTAGTAGACTTGactcaaatccaaatttaaaaatattttatttgtaatcactaaatttgaatcaaatctatattttcaaatgaaatcaataTTCCCGAATATAGTATGATAGAATTTAAATGGGTCTAGGCAACCCAAATAAGGTGGGGAAGAGTTAACCCACATACAAACCCACAAGAAGTTCACTATTAAAACCAATTAATTGTAATAAGTTACTCTTAAAGTTTATAAAGTGACATATTCTCTTTTTTTCCGATGTGGGACAATTTACATGTGGATAATAATGGGTAATTTAACACTTCTCCTTTTGTGCAGGGAATATTGTTCTTGAAGGTGCCTATGATAGAGTAATTGTTGATAATTTGTACTGTGATAACTACTTGGGTTTACTTGTTATCAGAGGATATAGTTTAGCGTTGTTAGGAGATCTGGTACTTCTCTTTTCCTAAAtgttttggttttaattttagGATGTACATGTACTAGTCTTCAAGCCTGGGGCCATTGTTGTTAACAATGCTATTGTCCTTTTTAATTGACTTGCTTTTCATTTGATGTCATTAGGCCATAAGGGAGCTTCCTCCATTTATGACGCGAGTGTCAGAAGTAGAAATAAAAGAGGTAATTTTATACGACAAGACTCGTATAAGAGGGATAGTTGACTGCATACAAAGTTACGAACTCTatgaggttccatcctaaaaccaattggtaatagGAGTAGTAGCCCATCAaacttatatgttagtcaacttctttctaattatttaatatggGATCACATATGGATTATTTTTCCCACACGTCACTGCTTTCCAAAAAAATTTGGTAGTGTATTGTGAATGCATTTTGATGTCATTTATTTGGTATTTGTAGGCTCAAAAGGCAAAAGGAGTAGCTGGtgatctgaaaaaaaaaacaagagatCGAATGAATTTCCTTGATTTTGATTGACTCTTGCAAATAGTTGTATGGATGGATCTctcattctttttctttctcgaCTAAATTCTCCTTCCGACTTTCTTTGGGATCACTCGAGTTGAACAAATATATGTGGCTCTAAgtctttgaaattttttttcattgagaCGGTTTTAAACTCAAATAAGAAGAACGATATGAAGAATATCAATTGCCTACTTAGGATAGTAGTTCTATTTTTTCTATACCACTCTTGTTAGTTTCATTGTTAGTTTTGGGTTATGTTTATAGAGCCATGTTTTTGATGGTTCACTACCACCCCATTGTATAACTTCAAATATCTAGTAGACTCTCCTTCACTATAAACATGTTGAACTTGTAGTGCGTAGAGAATGAACATCTTGAAACAGATGTGTCATTAATAAGAAATCCGAGAAAAATAATGTGGATTACAACTTTGATTCGAACCCACATCTAACTTTGATTTTGACTTtgtctaaataatttttttttagattgaTAGACATATAAatgtgtttattttgaatgtCGTTTTAGGTCCTATCATAGACATATAAACGGATAGTGTTGATGTTGCATCTCTCTAAGGAAACTTTTCATACGCCTACAATGAGTTTGTAGTCCCTAACCAACTGCCAACCCACCTCCTTTATCCAGGCTTGAGACCGACatgtgtttattttatttttttaccgTAGTGTATGTTTGCTTTTTGCACTTTGGAGTTCCCGCTCCCCTTGTCTTGTCTTGTCTACCATCAAAGGATAGTGATCCAATTCATCCCATATTGTGTTTCAACCCATGCTGCTAAATAAATGTCTTACCAAGAGTCAAAAAAACTACCAAATGATCCGGACATTCCTCAATTAACTTGCTGCCTTCCCCTCTATTGTTCCAAGTGAAAGCATAGCCTAAAGCCCCAATATCTCACAAGCCAAAACGATTTCGTCTGTTCCATGTGAAAGCATAGCCTAAAGCACCAATATCTCGCACACCAAAACCATCAATACGccctaaaataatcaaattgacTGAAAATCATATGATTTCCACAGCTTTTCAGtctcaaatattacttcattgaAGAAATAATCAAGGGTCGAGTATCTGGTTGACCTCTAAGCTCGCTTATAAAATCCCTGTGTTTTGTGTATCTTTCCATTTTCTAACCACCCATATAAGCCTATTAGTCTAAGTGATTTCCATCTCCATTGCACACACTCACATACATAAACATTTCCCCCATTTTCCAAAGGGAAAAATGATTTCACCATTCTATAGCAATGCAAACGTCAACACCTATAATAATGTCAATCCATTCTCGAGTTTGTACTGACGGGTTGGTATTTGGTAATTTGCCCACCGACTTCCATGATTGTAAACTGGAACGGTGAATTTGTAGCATGTGTAAAATAGGTGCACCACAAATACGGAGGGTAAGTGCAAATTGTAAAATGGTGTACAAACAAAGAGTACTATAATACAGTACAAGACATCATCCAACAATGCCCATAAACATAGTCAAAAGTTTAGTCATCAGAAGTAAGGAGCAAGATAAGAGATTTGTACTTGGGGAAATACGAAATGAGCTCACTTCGCTTTGCCAATTCAAAGTCCTCAAACTGGAATGCTGGGGCACATGTACATCCAACAAGAGAGAAGTGGCTCTCAGCATCCCTACTGACTGCTTTAGTGGCCAGTCCTTCTGGTGAAACGTTTATATCTTTGGTTGGAAACGAGCCAAACCAGACATTAGGGGGAACTGTGTACTGAGTTTGCTCATTCCCCATCAAATCTTGACCAAGATAAGTGAACTTCACACTACCATCTTTCTCATTAAGCTCCACTATCTGTAATGTAATGTTATTGGAGCTAGTGAGGTAAAGACGCTCGAGTAAATAGAGAATTGTATCACTTTTTAATGCTATTGGATTATTATGGTTAAAGTACAACGTATTCTCATAAGGAAAGAACAATAGCCACCTACCGTTATAGGCTCTCCCAAATAGAAGTGCCAGGTCTCTGAACAAGGAATCCGGTGCAGTTTAGACACGCTTCCAGATGGTAGCAAGAAGTAAATTGATGTGCTAACGGGGCGATCAACTTTGTCTGCATTGAGCCAGTATCTCAAAGgaatcaaatattaaaaattgaaagaCTTGCTACACAAATGCAAATGCAAACAGTATATAGAAAATTGATTtggagaaagcatccaagaacTTCCCatataacaacaaaaacaacaaggTAGAAGAagatcaaaaagaagataatccAAAAATTCATTTACTATGATTCTCTCCAAAATAAGTACAAACTTCTCCACTTTTGACTTTAAACTCAAAAACATTCATTATATGACCTAGGTGATGTTTGCGGATTAGATATACCCAATCTTAATCTTGTGATAACAAAGTGGCTGATTCTTTAATAGCAAAACATCATGTATTTTCACTTAAAGATATTTGATGAGCTATTTAATACAGTCTATTAAAATCCAAAACCAATAATCATAACCTTTGCTCCAATCAAGCATGGACAAATCACTAGTAGAAAAAACCTCATATGATGCGGTTTTTTGAGCACTTTATGCCGCGTTTTTGCCCCAAACACTTGAAATAGCAGCATATACCATTTATTTATTGCCGGTAAGAAAACGGAGCTAAAATaaactatatgttgcggttctttATTGATTCAGGAAACAAAGGTTatgttgttaatggtgactcaaacttgCTAGCACCATTGGAAGAAGATGAGTACGGGTCGAAGAAGACCTCCGCGAGGCGCGGAGTTGGCTCTGCCTCAAGTCCGCGAGGCGCGGAGCTGCTTCTGTTTCCACtctgcggctcgcgtagttgcggtttcttttcacgggaaaTATCTTTTGGGACGGATACCTTTATTTGTGGTCggttatttgtggttacttagACCCTAAAACTGTCTTTCAAGttggttttattataaatacaccCTTTTGTTAGCACTAGGGAtttatgattcacaaattgagagagatcacaagagagccattgtaatttgtgagcgtgattgtaattcatcttgtattctttgcgatcatagtgaaattatttgttctcggtgccggtggacgtagctatcacattgatagtgaaccacgttaaatttcttatgtcatttttcttattgtttgcattgaatttcttgttgtttcattgttgtttatcgaccttgcttccgctgtcgcacaacaggTTAACTCAAATATATGattaatcataaaataaactatATGATTAATCATTGGACCCTCTAATTTTCAGATAACCTTTGCATTCTTGAAACAAAATTGTTGAGCATTTGAGGCATAAAAATTCAACTCACATCTATCACTAAAAAAGCTAGGGAAATCATCTTTGCTTCCTgaatcaataatataaatcctAAGTTGATTCATCCTGAATTCCAGAAGATGTATGAGAAAAGTCCAAAATGATAAACATCTCTTTAAAAGTTTATCTGATTGTTTTGTCTGTTAGAGACTAGACCATAGAGTATACTTCTAGAAAATTATCTAATATATTGCTTACAAGTATCTCATACTCACAGCATTCAATACAAAAGATCTGGTTGAGACCCAAGCCCTCTTACATGAgatttgggctagaagtgtgaatgcaacacataccATCCTCAAAGCGGACGCAAAATATTCTGTTTTAAATAAGGGGTGGATGGGATTTGTACTCAACAAAAAGCTAAAATTGATGGTTGGGCTCTTGGATATGTTTTATAGTCTAACATACATATTCAATCAAACAAAGTCCAGATGACTTGAACATACAATCAAGTCAAATTTCCATAGTTGTAGCATACAACCAAGTACCCAGATGATAAAATAAGACAATATATACAGATCATAATACTAATCACAATAGAATGACACAAAGTCAATCAAATATTCATGAATCCAGAAAATAAATCCTAAATCTCAACTAAATGTACAAAAAACAACTTCCCAGCAAATtgacattgaacaataaacaactAACACAAAACCCAGTTagaaaattttatatggacatgaAAGTCACCGATCAGTATTCAGAACTAGTAATCAAATTAGTATGTAtaaattataactataattatgagaagataggtataaaaaaaaaaaagaaaacaaaagacgtACATACATTCAGGGGGTAGCTGTGATTTGGAGAGGAAAACGGATCGATCCCTGAAAGTTTCACAGAAAAATCCACCTTCAACATGAGCTTGAAGATTCAGCTTCTTCACTATCTCTGATGTACTCACCATTTTTGTTGATCCGGCGTCAGAATTGAGATTAGACCACTTTTGATCTGCTTTTAGTCGCTGTGGACgcttacattttttattttgtttcttcCTCGCagaaaataaacaattatttagtcaaaaaattatttggtaatCGATGTTAAATGTGgtaattataatgaaaaattaatgtaatttttaaagTTTGGTAAGAATATCTCTTAAAAGTTTAATgatcattattatattaaaagctttatttttttacaaaattcattctaatgtaTTAAACGTGTAGATAAGAATTaacgaaaaaatataaatttaaagaaaataaaaatgaaacaaatttaATGGAATAGACGAAAAAAGTGTATGGCAACAACAATTAAGTTCTAGATTGATGTTGTGGCACCTTTGTAGTTGATTTAGGATTTAATTAAGATGAAATTTTCTGCTCCAAGTTATCTTATGATCTTCAATTATCGAAGATTctccttttacttttttttcataCTCTAGTATTTAGATGAGACGATTTTTCTGAAATAAGTTGGAATCGTTTACATTGCCTCACTCACATGAGTAGTGGTTCTATTAAGTATTGCTAGggttttattttaatcaaaaatatcCGATATTTAAGTGGAAATTTTAATTcgtgaaaaaatatttttattaaagagAGACaacatttatgattttattaaataaactcATATTTAAGTGGATGTTTTCATCAATGAAAGAAAATCTTTGTATGGTTTAATGcaatcttaaaaagaaa of the Amaranthus tricolor cultivar Red isolate AtriRed21 chromosome 6, ASM2621246v1, whole genome shotgun sequence genome contains:
- the LOC130814937 gene encoding sm-like protein LSM1B isoform X2, with the protein product MYWNSTSIRPEDLFLSSIPAFLDKKILVLAMDGRKLLGTLRSFDRHGNIVLEGAYDRVIVDNLYCDNYLGLLVIRGYSLALLGDLAIRELPPFMTRVSEVEIKEAQKAKGVAGDLKKKTRDRMNFLDFD
- the LOC130815678 gene encoding uncharacterized protein LOC130815678 — protein: MWILKKEDYDAREVVGKLIIFYVIQCATAEDCSYPYRLYCLFSARKKQNKKCKRPQRLKADQKWSNLNSDAGSTKMVSTSEIVKKLNLQAHVEGGFFCETFRDRSVFLSKSQLPPEYKVDRPVSTSIYFLLPSGSVSKLHRIPCSETWHFYLGEPITIVELNEKDGSVKFTYLGQDLMGNEQTQYTVPPNVWFGSFPTKDINVSPEGLATKAVSRDAESHFSLVGCTCAPAFQFEDFELAKRSELISYFPKYKSLILLLTSDD
- the LOC130814937 gene encoding sm-like protein LSM1B isoform X3, with translation MDGRKLLGTLRSFDRHGNIVLEGAYDRVIVDNLYCDNYLGLLVIRGYSLALLGDLAIRELPPFMTRVSEVEIKEAQKAKGVAGDLKKKTRDRMNFLDFD
- the LOC130814937 gene encoding sm-like protein LSM1B isoform X1; translation: MILLDCSCSLELSSHLVLSQNFCAEKILVLAMDGRKLLGTLRSFDRHGNIVLEGAYDRVIVDNLYCDNYLGLLVIRGYSLALLGDLAIRELPPFMTRVSEVEIKEAQKAKGVAGDLKKKTRDRMNFLDFD